A stretch of Garra rufa chromosome 11, GarRuf1.0, whole genome shotgun sequence DNA encodes these proteins:
- the LOC141345248 gene encoding uncharacterized protein: protein MNAVEVAKRCDSIYCDCVCKGVAKADRLRWEIHFFFAFLRTHIRMDSVSLPCRKNLSAQQALAWLQEMDEADSDGGEISFVQQASDSSSEESEKETEQNHNTPPRKMRRSTGKPCKTQTAKDGTVWAEEDIGIPSAVANHSCFTAQAGPTESAKRKITSVLQSFLCLLDVGMLQTIRECTVHQARRTEPDWNLAIHELMAFISILFVRAIMCPVGAIVDCWSESFLVPVIKETMPRDSFQLCNTFDLMTRTRGQNG, encoded by the exons ATGAATGCTGTAGAGGTGGCCAAAAGGTGTGATTCTATCTATTGTGACTGTGTATGTAAGGGAGTGGCAAAAGCTGACCGACTCAGGTGGGAGATTCATTTCTTCTTCGCATTTTTGAGAACACACATCAGGATGGACTCCGTATCACTGCCATGCAGGAAGAACCTCTCCGCACAACAGGCTTTGGCCTGGCTTCAGGAAATGGACGAAGCTGACTCTGATGGAGGAGAGATTTCATTTGTCCAGCAGGCCTCTGACTCCTCCTCAGAAGAATCAGAAAAGGAGACGGAACAAAACCACAACACGCCTCCACGGAAGATGCGCCGTAGTACTGGGAAGCCCTGTAAGACTCAGACGGCAAAAGACGGCACTGTGTGGGCAGAGGAGGACATTGGAATACCCAGCGCAGTAGCAAATCACTCATGCTTCACTGCGCAAGCTGGACCCACAGAGTCTGCTAAG CGTAAAATTACAAGCGTGCTCCAAAGCTTCCTTTGTCTGTTAGACGTGGGAATGCTGCAGACCATCAGGGAGTGCACGGTCCACCAAGCCCGCAGAACAGAGCCAGACTGGAATTTGGCAATTCATGAACTGATGGCATTCATTTCAATTCTGTTTGTAAGAGCAATCATGTGTCCCGTTGGTGCCATTGTGGATTGCTGGTCAGAAAGCTTTCTGGTGCCTGTAATCAAAGAGACAATGCCCCGAGATTCATTTCAATTATGCAACACCTTCGATTTGATGACAAGGACACGCGGGCAGAACGGGTGA